The Vibrio aerogenes nucleotide sequence TGCATCCCGGTTTATCCGGATTATTTCTGAGTTTCATTGTCAGGATGATATGGATCTTTATCTGGCGGCCTCATCTGTTCCCTGGATGAATTATTTTCAGCCTAAGAGCAAATTTGTGGTCGATTTTAACGGGACAAACCGCTCAATCAGAAATAGTCAGTACGGCGCGATGAAAGTGAAGGATGCCATTGTTGATGCATTTACCAAGAAAAACCTGCCGAGACCGGCGATCAGCAAAGATCAACCTGATCTTCGGATTCACGTCAGACTGAATAAAGAAAAAGCGCTTTTGGGCATTGATATGGTTGGCGAAAGTCTTCACGCAAGAGGTTACCGGACTAAATCTGGCATAGCACCATTGCGGGAAACGTTAGCGGCGGCCATGATCATCCGCAGTGGGTGGGATGGACAGACTGCGTTAATGGATCCCATGTGTGGCTCTGGCACAATATTAATTGAAGCAGCGATGATTGCGGGATGTGTAGCACCAGGAGCCAGACGGAAGTTCTGGGCGTTTGAGAATCTGGAAGACTATCAGGCAGATGTTTGGGCTGAAATAAAGACTCAGGCAACGGTACAGTCACGAAGAGGTTGTAAGCAACTTTCTGTGCCTCTTTACGGCTATGACTGTGATGAACGCGTATTAAAGGTGGCAAAAGAGAATGCCCGGCGTGCTGGTGTTGAAGAGCTGATTCATTTTGAGTGTCAGGATGTCACCCGCTTGAAAAAACCGGATGGGTTTGGCAAGGGGATGATTATTTCCAATCCGCCATATGGTGAACGATTGGGAACAGAGCCTGGATTAATTGCATTGTATTCAGCGTTAGGCGGCCAGCTGAAATCAGAATTTGGCGGCTGTCAGGCGATGTTCCTTTCCAGCTCTGGTGAATTATTGAGCTGTATCAGAATGCGGGCTGAGCAACAGTACAAAATGAGGAATGGCAAACTGCCTTGTCACTTAAAACTTTATTCAATTAGTGAACGAAGTGTGACATCTGATGAAAATCAGAAAGAGCCGGGTCATGAGGTGGCTGCTGATTTTGCGAACCGGTTGCGGAAAAATGTCTCCAGAATCTCTCCCTGGGCTAAGCGGGAAAATATTGACTGCTTCCGTATCTACGATGCTGATTTACCCGATTATAATGCTGCGATTGATTATTACGGTGATTATGTCGTGATTCAGGAATATGCGGCGCCTAAAACAATTAGCCCTGACAAAGCAAAGCTAAGGCTGACGGATTTAATCCGCGCAACGATTCAGGTTCTGGATCTTCAGGCGAATCAGGTGGTATTAAAAGTTCGTGAAAAGCAAAAAGGCAATGCTCAGTACCAGAAAATCGGGTCTAAGTCGAATAAACTTAAAGTCAATGAATACGGCGTCAAATTGATTGTTAATCTGTTTGACTATCTCGATACCGGTCTGTTTCTCGATCATCGCTTAACCCGCAGGCGGCTGGGTCAAATGGCGGCGGGTAAAAATTTCCTTAATTTGTTCGCTTATACCGGAACGGCGACAGTGCATGCAGCTCTGGGCGGTGCGAAGTCGACAACAACTGTCGACATGTCGAAGACTTACCTGGAATGGGCGAAAGAAAATATGGCACTTAACGGGCTGGTGGGGCGTCAGCACCGTTTTGAGCAGGCTGATTGTCTTCAATGGCTTGAATCGGCGAAAGGAAGTTATGATTTAATTTTCATTGATCCTCCCACGTTTTCGAATTCCAAACGGATGCTTGCTACATTTGATGTTCAGCGGGATCATGTTCAGCTGATGGCGCAGTTAAAGCGGATATTAAGTGAGCAGGGGGAAATTGTCTTTTCAAACAACAAACGTCATTTCAAAATGGACCATCACGCTTTAGAAGAGCTGGGATTAATCGCTGAGAATATTTCGGCAGAAACGCTACCAACTGACTTCAAGCGAAACAAGCAAATTCATAACTGCTGGCTGGTTCGTCACAAATAACGCCCAAGTGACAAGGTCACTTTTAGCCTTGTCCTTTTTTAACTTAAAGTTTTTTGGTTGAATATAAAAATATGGCACTTGTTACAATTCATAACGGTTATTTAGCTTTTGGTGATCATCCATTACTTGATCATGTTGATTTTGCACTTCAGGAAAATGAGAGAGTTTGTTTAGTCGGACGAAATGGTGCAGGAAAGTCAACGTTATTAAAAGTTCTGGATGGCAGCATTTTACTTGATGACGGGAAATTAACCGTCACACAAGACGTTGTTGTTTCCCGTCTGGAACAGGATCCGCCAAGAGATCAGGCTGGCAATGTGTTTGACTATGTTTCTGGTGGCCTGGCGGAGGTTGGTGCTGGGTTAAAGCAATATCAGGCACTTTTATCGCTGGTTGAACAGGAACCAACTGAGTTAAACATCACTAAATTATCTAAAGTTCAGGAGCAGCTGGATCATCTTGGCGCCTGGCGTTTCGAAGATCGAATCAAAAATGTTCTGACGTCACTGAAGCTGAATGGGGAAATGCTCCTGTCTGACTTATCCGGTGGCTGGCAGAGAAAAGCAGCGTTGGCCAGAGCACTGGTATCAGGCCCGGATGTCTTGCTGCTTGATGAGCCAACAAACCATCTGGATGTAACAACGATCGAATGGCTGGAGGGATTCTTAAAAGACTTTAAGGGTTCTATCGTATTTATTTCCCATGACCGCAGTTTTATACAGACTATGTCGACCCGGATTATTGATTTGGATCGTGGTCGCGTCGCCTCTTTTCCGGGGAATTATGAAAACTATCTGACTGAAAAAGAAGAGCTGCTTCGGGTTGAAGAACAGCAAAATGCCGAGTTTGACAAAAAGCTGGCACAGGAAGAAGTGTGGATTCGCCAGGGAATCAAAGCGCGCCGGACGCGGAATGAAGGCCGGGTACGGGCACTGAAAAAACTCCGTCAGGAGCGGAGCGAGAGACGGGAAGTGCAGGGCAAGGTCAATATTCAGGTTGATGATACAGTCCGGTCCGGGAAAATTGTTTTTGAAGCTGAAAACCTTTGTTATGAGATTGATGGAAACAGAATTATCGAGAATTTCAGCTTTAATGTGATGCGGGGAGACAGGATTGCATTTATTGGTCCGAATGGGTCCGGTAAGAGTACGCTGCTGAAGCTGTTACTGGGAGAAATCACGCCAACAAGTGGACGTTTACACTGTGGAACTAAGCTGGAAGTGGCTTATTTTGATCAGTATCGGGAAAAGTTAGATCCTGAAAAAACCGTCATCGATAACCTTGCTGACGGAAAGCAGGAAGTTATGATTGGCGGTCGTCAACGCCATGCTCTCAGTTATCTTCAGGACTTTCTGTTTTCTCCAAAGCGGGCCCGTACCCCGGTTAAAGCACTTTCGGGAGGAGAGAAGAACCGGCTTTTATTGGCAAGAATTCTGTTAAAATCAAATAATTTGCTGGTGCTTGATGAACCAACGAATGATTTGGATATTGAAACGCTGGAACTTTTAGAAGATCTGCTTGCCAATTATCAGGGTACTTTGCTTCTTGTCAGTCACGATCGTCATTTTGTCGATAATACTGTGCTGACCAGCTGGATTTTTGAAGGTAACGGCCATATTGAAGAGTTTGTTGGTGGTTATCATGATGCGCAGCAGCAACGCCGGCAGGTTATTGAGAGCAGGAAGGCTTTACAGCAATCAAAAGAGACTGAGGTAAAATCACCTGCTGCCGGGAAGAATCCAGGAAAGAATAGTGCGCCTAAAGATAGTAAATCCAGAAAGTTATCTTACAAGCTTCAACGGGAGCTGGAATCACTTCCGGAAAAGCTGGAGTCTTTAGAAGAAGAGATTGAAGTGTTACAGAATAAAGTCAATGACGCAGAATTTTTTGCTCAGGGAATAGAGTATACTCAGCCAGTTCTCGATCGCCTGAAAGAGGCTGAAAGTGAACTTGAATATGCTTTTGAACGTTGGGAAGAACTTGAAGAATTACAACAAGGCAGCAATTAATAATGATACAGACGAATTTAAGAATCAAAACGTTAGCTTTTTCCATTTTTATTGCGACCAACGCACACGCAAATTTATATCAGGTTGTGGAAGTAACACCTTCATGGATTACTGACAGCTACCAAAGTACATTTGGGGTTGCTGTTCAGCCTTCACAGGATGATAGTGATGTTTCAACCAATCATAACAGTTGTTTTCTGACGTCATCTGTTGGTGGTACAGCATGTGATGATTTTGCAGTTGCCGGTGAAACTCGCTATCAAAAAACTATGGCAGGGCAGCCTGTTGACGGCATTCCTTTCCGGGAAGAGGCGCCATTTGGCATGGATAACTCATTCGTCTATGCACAGTCTCACAGTGATCTTAAATCTTACTGTGTTTCTGAATTACTTTATGCGACATGTTCATCGTGGGCGGAAGTCCATTGGGATGAGTGGTATAAAGAGCTGAGTGGTGACACGACACCAAACTCAGTCGCATTTATCAGCGATGACAGCTCTTTTTATGACAATTCCCAAAATATTGTCATTAACAGCTTAACTTCTGATCTTTCACCGGTAGGCATCGAAAGTTCTCTGGGTGACAGCCGCGCGACAACAAGTGCTTTAGCTCCTGTTTTACCGGCAGAAGACGGAAGCTTTGACAGATCCCGCGCCTGGAAAACTGATGGTACCTATACTGTTGGCAGCGTCTCTGAAAATTACACCAACGATAACGGTCAATATTACAGTTCAAAAGCTGCTTTGTGGGGAAGTGATGGTGCCGTCGTTCAGTTATCCTGGCCAAGTGGAAAGCAGGATGAAGATGAACGTCTGGCTCAGGGCAGTATGCGTGATTTTGTGGTTCAGGACGGTACTATTTATGGTGTTGGGTACAATACCTACGATAGTGATAATAACTACATGAATGCAACTGTATTTAAAGTGAGTGAAAGCAACTATGCTGATGCTTCTCAGTGGACTTCTACTATCGTGCAAAATACTCAGGCGAAGATGAGCGGTGATTATGTTTACAGTAATAGTGTTCTGACCGGTATTAACAAAAATCTGGTTGCAATTGGTGAAGCGAAACGTGCCGGAAGTCGTCCGTCAGGTGGGGCTGCTGCCAATCGTTTATTTATTGTTCCTGATGTGACAAGTACATCTCTGTCTGGTTCTTTCTTCTCGGATGATATTGAGTTTTCGGGCGCAGGTGGTCATGCCAGTGCTATCAATAACTATAATGAGATCGTGGGTCAGATCGATAATGAATCTGCCCGGGAGAAGGATGGTAAACCAAGGCGCAAACGTGCATTTATCTATCCTTACAACGGGAATGGCAGTGACACAGAGCGTATGGCTGTATTTGATAATCATGCCTGGTTATTGGATGACTTAACAAATGATGGCAGTGTGACGTCAAATAATAACCAGTATCGTATTTTGATTGCTTCAGATATAAACGATGCGGGAGTCATTGCGGCGACTGCGATTAAATGTGAAGGTGGATACAGTTCAACAACCCATGATGCATCATGTGGTGGCACAGAAACAACGGTGGCTGTCAAACTGGTTCCGGTCGAAGGTGCAACAAGTAGTGATATTCAGCAAAGAGGCTACGAAAATAACTCGACGGACAGGAGCGGGGCATCATTTGGGAGTATTGGGTTGTCATTCCTCGGTTATATTTTGTTCCGTCGCAGGAAGAATTTTGTAAAGAACAGGAACGAATCACAGATTTAATATTGATGATTTTTTGTACTTGAGTCCTGCTCAGATTTGAGCGATGCTTAATGATGTGGTCATAAAAAAACCACATAAATGTAATAGTTGTCATTGGATAAAATAGCGACTGTATGAGGACTCAAGTATGAAGAGACAAAAGCGGGATCGCCTCGAGAGAGCACAGTCTCAGGGATATAAAGCTGGTTTAAATGGACGCTCTGTTGAGCAATGCCCGTATCAGCAGATGGAAGTTCGCTCCTATTGGATGGGAGGATGGCGAGAAGCCAGAGAAGATAAAAATCTAGGTCTCTATAAATAATATTATCATGTCACATACATTTACAGCCCCTCAAACAGGGGCTTTTTTATATACATACACCCTAATGCACTATAACTAATTATTTATGTTGAAAATAAACGACTCTGGTAAGAGTCGTCTTAAAATTATGACTATCAAACACATTCAACAATCTGCAGAGAGAAGGGCAACAATAACCTGTTTTCCATATTCAGAATGTTGAAGTATCCTGGAAAAGGCCAACCTTCAGATCTTTTGCTGAATAGATTTGTTTTCCATCGACTAATACACGTCCATCCGCTAATCCCATGACCAGCTTACGGTTAACAACCCGCTTCATGTGAATTTCATAGGTGACTTTTTTGGCTGTTGGCAAAACTTGTCCGGTAAATTTGACTTCACCAACACCTAATGCACGGCCTTTCCCTTTTCCGCCAACCCAGCCAAGGAAGAAACCGACAAGTTGCCACATTGCATCTAATCCTAAACATCCTGGCATCACAGGATCTCCGGGGAAGTGACAATCAAAAAACCACAAATCAGGAGTAATATCTAATTCAGCTAAAATTAAACCCTTACCAAAATCACCTTCTGTTTCGGACATTTTTGTCACGCGATCCATCATTAACATATTCGGCGCAGGTAACTGTGGATACCCCGGACCAAACAGCTCCCCACGGCTGGAAGCTAAAAGTTCATCGTATGTGTAAGATTCTCGTTTATTTTGCATTATCTGATTACTCCAAAATTCTGTAGTTGCATCTTAGTGAACACGTGTACGCTAAACAAGTCCGATCAGTCAAAATTGAACTTATTTCTTATCCGTTCCCAAATTGTTTCTGTATGTTCATTGCGATCAAATTCATCAATTCGGGTGGCAATCTTTCCGATCACACTTTCATTGTCTTTATCATCCCTGAAAGGTTTTCCCATTAAAATCGGAATTGCTTCGTCAACTGTTGAAACCGGCCATATGTGAAAC carries:
- a CDS encoding DUF3466 family protein, coding for MIQTNLRIKTLAFSIFIATNAHANLYQVVEVTPSWITDSYQSTFGVAVQPSQDDSDVSTNHNSCFLTSSVGGTACDDFAVAGETRYQKTMAGQPVDGIPFREEAPFGMDNSFVYAQSHSDLKSYCVSELLYATCSSWAEVHWDEWYKELSGDTTPNSVAFISDDSSFYDNSQNIVINSLTSDLSPVGIESSLGDSRATTSALAPVLPAEDGSFDRSRAWKTDGTYTVGSVSENYTNDNGQYYSSKAALWGSDGAVVQLSWPSGKQDEDERLAQGSMRDFVVQDGTIYGVGYNTYDSDNNYMNATVFKVSESNYADASQWTSTIVQNTQAKMSGDYVYSNSVLTGINKNLVAIGEAKRAGSRPSGGAAANRLFIVPDVTSTSLSGSFFSDDIEFSGAGGHASAINNYNEIVGQIDNESAREKDGKPRRKRAFIYPYNGNGSDTERMAVFDNHAWLLDDLTNDGSVTSNNNQYRILIASDINDAGVIAATAIKCEGGYSSTTHDASCGGTETTVAVKLVPVEGATSSDIQQRGYENNSTDRSGASFGSIGLSFLGYILFRRRKNFVKNRNESQI
- the rlmKL gene encoding bifunctional 23S rRNA (guanine(2069)-N(7))-methyltransferase RlmK/23S rRNA (guanine(2445)-N(2))-methyltransferase RlmL, which translates into the protein MHQYLATTSIGLENLLAAELQKIGIQDAKPVQAGVKFTATNDLIYKCCMWSRLASRFIRIISEFHCQDDMDLYLAASSVPWMNYFQPKSKFVVDFNGTNRSIRNSQYGAMKVKDAIVDAFTKKNLPRPAISKDQPDLRIHVRLNKEKALLGIDMVGESLHARGYRTKSGIAPLRETLAAAMIIRSGWDGQTALMDPMCGSGTILIEAAMIAGCVAPGARRKFWAFENLEDYQADVWAEIKTQATVQSRRGCKQLSVPLYGYDCDERVLKVAKENARRAGVEELIHFECQDVTRLKKPDGFGKGMIISNPPYGERLGTEPGLIALYSALGGQLKSEFGGCQAMFLSSSGELLSCIRMRAEQQYKMRNGKLPCHLKLYSISERSVTSDENQKEPGHEVAADFANRLRKNVSRISPWAKRENIDCFRIYDADLPDYNAAIDYYGDYVVIQEYAAPKTISPDKAKLRLTDLIRATIQVLDLQANQVVLKVREKQKGNAQYQKIGSKSNKLKVNEYGVKLIVNLFDYLDTGLFLDHRLTRRRLGQMAAGKNFLNLFAYTGTATVHAALGGAKSTTTVDMSKTYLEWAKENMALNGLVGRQHRFEQADCLQWLESAKGSYDLIFIDPPTFSNSKRMLATFDVQRDHVQLMAQLKRILSEQGEIVFSNNKRHFKMDHHALEELGLIAENISAETLPTDFKRNKQIHNCWLVRHK
- the rmf gene encoding ribosome modulation factor, which codes for MKRQKRDRLERAQSQGYKAGLNGRSVEQCPYQQMEVRSYWMGGWREAREDKNLGLYK
- the fabA gene encoding bifunctional 3-hydroxydecanoyl-ACP dehydratase/trans-2-decenoyl-ACP isomerase, with translation MQNKRESYTYDELLASSRGELFGPGYPQLPAPNMLMMDRVTKMSETEGDFGKGLILAELDITPDLWFFDCHFPGDPVMPGCLGLDAMWQLVGFFLGWVGGKGKGRALGVGEVKFTGQVLPTAKKVTYEIHMKRVVNRKLVMGLADGRVLVDGKQIYSAKDLKVGLFQDTSTF
- a CDS encoding ABC transporter ATP-binding protein — protein: MALVTIHNGYLAFGDHPLLDHVDFALQENERVCLVGRNGAGKSTLLKVLDGSILLDDGKLTVTQDVVVSRLEQDPPRDQAGNVFDYVSGGLAEVGAGLKQYQALLSLVEQEPTELNITKLSKVQEQLDHLGAWRFEDRIKNVLTSLKLNGEMLLSDLSGGWQRKAALARALVSGPDVLLLDEPTNHLDVTTIEWLEGFLKDFKGSIVFISHDRSFIQTMSTRIIDLDRGRVASFPGNYENYLTEKEELLRVEEQQNAEFDKKLAQEEVWIRQGIKARRTRNEGRVRALKKLRQERSERREVQGKVNIQVDDTVRSGKIVFEAENLCYEIDGNRIIENFSFNVMRGDRIAFIGPNGSGKSTLLKLLLGEITPTSGRLHCGTKLEVAYFDQYREKLDPEKTVIDNLADGKQEVMIGGRQRHALSYLQDFLFSPKRARTPVKALSGGEKNRLLLARILLKSNNLLVLDEPTNDLDIETLELLEDLLANYQGTLLLVSHDRHFVDNTVLTSWIFEGNGHIEEFVGGYHDAQQQRRQVIESRKALQQSKETEVKSPAAGKNPGKNSAPKDSKSRKLSYKLQRELESLPEKLESLEEEIEVLQNKVNDAEFFAQGIEYTQPVLDRLKEAESELEYAFERWEELEELQQGSN